A region of Triplophysa rosa linkage group LG16, Trosa_1v2, whole genome shotgun sequence DNA encodes the following proteins:
- the med10 gene encoding mediator of RNA polymerase II transcription subunit 10, with amino-acid sequence MAEKFDNLEEHLEKFIENIRQLGIIVSDFQPSSQTGLNQKLKFMITGLQDIEKCRQQLHDINVPLEVFEYIDQGRNPQLYTKECLERALAKNEQVKGKIDTLTKFKSLLISELGKVFPEEMGKYKAIHGDDPPS; translated from the exons ATGGCGGAGAAGTTTGATAATCTAGAGGAACACCTCGAGAAATTCATCGAGAACATTCGTCAACTCGGGATTATCGTCAGCGATTTTCAACCCAGTAGTCAAACGGGACTGAATCAGAAACT GAAATTTATGATTACTGGATTACAAGACATTGAGAAATGCCGACAACAGCTTCATGATATCAATGTACCTTTGGAGGTGTTCGA ATACATTGATCAGGGCCGTAACCCTCAACTCTATACCAAGGAGTGTTTGGAGCGAGCGTTGGCTAAAAATGAACAGGTCAAAGGAAAGATTGACACCTTGACG aaatttAAAAGCCTCCTTATTTCTGAGCTGGGGAAGGTTTTCCCTGAAGAGATGGGTAAATATAAGGCTATTCATGGCGACGACCCTCCTTCATGA
- the ube2ql1 gene encoding ubiquitin-conjugating enzyme E2Q-like protein 1 — MATLLRKIGLIRLHDRDTEDPKHHHQGSLKGTKGSQKNNTKHCNASNETNNILSTPEIKAKRFDVSGKDKAVAKQDKPSKDAKEKQQTGGSKSTSASMMPPLAANRQHCTQVRTRRLMKELQEIRRLGDNFITVELADDNLYDWNVKLHQVDKDSALWQDMKETNTEYILLNVTFPDNFPFSPPFMRVLTPRLENGYVLDGGAICMELLTPRGWSSAYTVEAVMRQFAASLVKGQGRICRKAGKSKKAFSRKEAEATFKSLVKTHEKYGWVSPPVSDG; from the exons ATGGCGACTCTTTTGCGCAAAATCGGCCTCATTCGCCTGCACGACCGCGATACGGAGGACCCGAAGCATCACCACCAGGGCTCACTGAAAGGGACTAAAGGGAGTCAGAAAAACAACACGAAGCACTGCAACGCCAGCAACGAGACCAACAACATCCTCAGCACGCCAGAAATCAAAGCCAAGCGCTTCGACGTGTCCGGTAAGGACAAGGCGGTCGCCAAACAGGACAAACCGAGCAAGGACGCGAAGGAGAAACAGCAAACGGGGGGTAGCAAATCGACGAGCGCATCCATGATGCCTCCGCTCGCGGCGAACCGACAGCACTGCACCCAGGTGCGGACGCGGAGACTGATGAAGGAGCTGCAGGAGATCCGGCGGCTAGGTGATAACTTTATAACGGTGGAGCTGGCGGACGATAACCTCTATGACTGGAACGTCAAGCTGCACCAGGTGGACAAGGACTCGGCGCTGTGGCAGGACATGAAGGAGACCAACACCGAGTACATACTGCTGAATGTCACCTTCCCCGACAATTTCCCCTTCTCTCCGCCGTTCATGCGCGTCCTCACGCCGCGGCTGGAGAACGGATACGTGCTGGACGGCGGCGCGATCTGCATGGAGTTATTAACGCCCCGCGGCTGGTCGAGCGCGTACACCGTCGAGGCCGTGATGAGGCAGTTCGCTGCCAGTCTGGTCAAAGGACAG GGCCGCATCTGCAGGAAAGCAGGCAAGTCTAAGAAGGCCTTTAGTCGCAAGGAAGCCGAGGCCACCTTCAAGAGCCTTGTGAAGACCCACGAGAAGTACGGCTGGGTTTCCCCGCCCGTGTCTGACGGCTGA
- the LOC130567149 gene encoding LOW QUALITY PROTEIN: transcriptional regulator ATRX-like (The sequence of the model RefSeq protein was modified relative to this genomic sequence to represent the inferred CDS: deleted 2 bases in 1 codon), translating into MNDSDVSSESGAKDVISVHSNDPDTNFLPKGTVFVLPEPVGNEGNDFRSRRDQRDAADRRKGYENERVNCTACGQQVNPYQCDSVYRHHKLNVLICKSCFKYYMSDDISNDSEGMDEQCRWCAEGGSLIGCNYCSNSFCKKCVLHNLGRKELSSILEEERKGYCYVCSPKPLVELVLATWNRFKNQDQFEEKLSCG; encoded by the exons ATGAATGACTCTGATGTTTCGTCTGAGAGTGGAGCAAAGGATGTGATATCTGTTCACTCCAATGACCCTGACACCAACTTCCTGCCCAAAGGAACGGTGTTTGTGCTGCCGGAGCCTGTGGGAAATGAAGGCAATGATTTTCGCAGCAGACGAGATCAAAGAGATGCTGCTGACAGACGGAAAGGATACGAGAATGAGAGGGTAAACTGCACTGCGTGCGGTCAGCAGGTGAATCCTTACCAGTGTGACTCAGTCTATAGGCACCACAAGCTTAACGTGCTGATCTGCAAGAGCTGTTTTAAGTATTATATGAGTGACGACATCAGCAATGATTCGGAGGGGATGGACGAGCAATGCAGGTGGTGTGCAGAAGGAGGCAGTCTGATTGGCTGCAATTACTGCAGCAATTCCTTCTGTAAGAAATGTGTGCTGCATAACCTGGGTAGGAAAGAGCTGTCCAGCATCCTAGAAGAAGAAAGGAAA GGGTACTGTTATGTGTGCAGTCCCAAGCCATTGGTGGAATTGGTGTTGGCAACTTGGAACAGGTTCAAAAACCAAGATCAGTTCGAGGAAAAACTTTCctgtggttag